A genomic stretch from Salarias fasciatus chromosome 10, fSalaFa1.1, whole genome shotgun sequence includes:
- the LOC115395686 gene encoding olfactory receptor 52L1-like → MKNLTKGNSFYLSEFSGMEDLKSLYFCVFFFIYMSIVVENVVLIGVIYREKTLHEPMYGLLCNLALNGVYGGTALLPGVLASMLSHSHKISVPFCQVQVYAIHTYAIIEFTILAAMSYDRYVAICHPLSYHRIMTERLVKLVVLMWFYPLLAFLIVFGVTVQLPYCRRTVEKLYCLNYLLVRLACADTTIANTVGLVSVVLYTGPQLIMIFYSYGHILRICITSFSESKFKALRTCTPHLLSIVNYSFGCFFEIAQGRFDSSHMSYQTKLFMSLYFLIFPPLLNPIIYGLGIELIRLRLLRLFSRKSRQVQTK, encoded by the coding sequence ATGAAAAACTTGACTAAAGGGAACTCTTTCTACCTGTCTGAATTCTCTGGAATGGAGGACCTGAAGTCACTGTACTTCTGCGTCTTCTTCTTCATATACATGAGCATCGTCGTGGAGAACGTCGTTTTGATCGGGGTGATTTATCGTGAAAAAACCCTGCATGAGCCGATGTACGGGCTGCTGTGTAACCTGGCTTTGAACGGCGTGTACGGCGGCACGGCCCTGCTGCCCGGCGTGCTGGCCAGCATGCTGTCGCACTCACACAAAATATCTGTGCCGTTCTGCCAGGTGCAGGTCTATGCCATACACACTTACGCCATCATTGAGTTCACCATCCTGGCGGCGATGAGCTACGACCGCTACGTGGCCATTTGCCATCCACTGTCTTATCACAGAATCATGACGGAGAGGCTTGTTAAGCTTGTCGTTTTGATGTGGTTTTACCCTTTGCTGGCTTTTCTCATTGTTTTCGGCGTCACTGTGCAGCTGCCGTACTGCAGGAGAACCGTAGAGAAACTGTACTGCCTCAACTACCTGCTGGTGAGGCTGGCGTGCGCGGACACCACGATCGCCAACACAGTGGGGCTGGTGTCTGTGGTCCTGTACACAGGGCCGCAGCTCATCATGATTTTTTACTCGTACGGCCACATCTTGAGGATATGCATCACGTCGTTCAGTGAATCCAAATTCAAAGCCCTTCGGACCTGCACCCCGCACCTGCTGTCAATAGTCAACTACTCTTTCGGATGCTTCTTTGAAATAGCGCAGGGCCGATTCGACAGCAGTCACATGTCTTACCAGACCAAGCTGTTCATGTCTCTTTACTTCTTAATATTCCCGCCGCTGCTCAATCCCATCATCTATGGTTTAGGCATCGAGCTCATCCGGCTGCGGCTCCTCAGGCTTTTCAGCAGAAAAAGCAGGCAAGTGCAAACAAAGTAG
- the LOC115395688 gene encoding olfactory receptor 52K1-like, with protein sequence MDNTTSVTAFKLTAYESMDKYKHGMFCVFFLLYLAAVVLNSLLISVVHMNPELHHPMNVFACMLSVNEMYGSTALLPAIMALLISETHEVSAKWCSAQVYFLHTYAGGEFCILALMGYDRYVAICYPLHYHTNMSKSKICKLIALAGLYSLIVFGCFYSLTLQLRFCGKVIPKLYCVNMELVKNACSTASYISIAGLSILPLFVVPQLVMIILSYAKIAKVCSKLTKEAQIKALKTCIPHLFSLLNYSIGSCFEIVQTRLNMTHVSVETRSFLSLYFVIMPAISNPVMYGLGIQLVRVYILKLFFKYTILPKRVGSLGTVVGK encoded by the coding sequence atgGACAACACGACATCAGTGACGGCATTCAAACTGACTGCGTATGAGTCCATGGACAAGTACAAGCACGGCATGTTTTGCGTCTTCTTTCTGCTGTATCTGGCCGCTGTCGTTTTGAATTCATTGCTCATTTCTGTCGTACACATGAACCCAGAGCTGCATCACCCCATGAATGTGTTTGCTTGCATGTTATCCGTCAATGAAATGTACGGCAGCACCGCTCTGCTGCCCGCCATTATGGCTCTGCTGATATCCGAAACGCATGAAGTCAGTGCGAAGTGGTGCTCTGCTCAGGTCTATTTCCTGCACACATATGCAGGTGGGGAGTTCTGTATTTTGGCTCTTATGGGATATGACCGATATGTTGCCATCTGTTACCCTCTTCATTACCACACCAACATGTCAAAATCCAAAATATGCAAGCTTATTGCACTGGCAGGTCTGTACTCACTCattgtgtttggatgtttttaCTCGTTGACCTTACAGCTGCGCTTCTGTGGAAAAGTGATACCTAAATTATACTGTGTGAATATGGAACTGGTCAAAAACGCATGCTCTACTGCATCGTACATAAGCATAGCGGGACTTTCCATTCTTCCTCTTTTTGTCGTCCCCCAGCTGGTGATGATTATTTTATCTTATGCGAAAATTGCTAAAGTGTGCAGTAAGTTGACAAAAGAAGCTCAAATCAAAGCACTTAAAACTTGCATCCCTCACTTATTTTCTTTGCTGAATTATTCCATCGGCTCTTGTTTTGAAATTGTCCAGACAAGGCTTAACATGACTCATGTATCTGTTGAGACGCGGAGCTTTCTGTCCTTGTACTTTGTCATCATGCCGGCCATTTCTAATCCAGTGATGTATGGACTTGGCATTCAGTTAGTAAGAGTTTATATCCTGAAACTGTTCTTCAAATACACGATTCTGCCCAAAAGAGTTGGCAGTTTAGGTACTGTTGTAGGAAAGTGA
- the rnf167 gene encoding E3 ubiquitin-protein ligase RNF167 translates to MAHPDVWWVGARLSVLTLVLCSVFVPSPTDAYIYAHYSNMTSMLFEDLPALFGSPVPKDGLMGVLVVSRPQNACTPIDPPPPLPPSFDANTTKFIALIRRFDCNFDIKILHAQQAGFDAAIVHNMYSDTLLNMNYSNDTIAEEIEIPSVFTSFHAAQVLRRFLIPEKGAYVILKPEFAFPLSYYLIPFTGVVGMIILVMCIILIIRCVQYRKRLRKNRLSKEQLKKIPTHRFTKGDDYDVCAICLDEYEEGDKLRVLPCSHAYHCKCVDPWLTQTKKTCPVCKQRVTRNNPEHSESESEEETGGREEEEGTEGDADSERTPLLRPSNPGSPLGSPTAYSATTTTAQCLASPAHCDSPIIGYEGYYSPQETDSDSDDDTGEDRHDTEDDTAQLIGRDRVEI, encoded by the exons ATGGCACATCCGGATGTGTGGTGGGTAGGAGCTCGGCTGAGTGTCCTTACACTGGTTCTCTGCAGTGTATTTGTCCCCTCACCCACAGATGCTTATATATATGCT CATTACAGCAATATGACTTCCATGCTATTTGAGGACCTACCAGCTTTGTTTGGATCTCCAGTTCCCAAGGACGGATTAATG GGAGTGTTGGTGGTGTCCCGTCCTCAAAATGCCTGCACACCCATCGACCCTCCTCCCCCACTGCCGCCATCCTTTGATGCGAACACCACCAAATTTATTGCTCTCATCAGACGCTTTGACTGCAATTTTGATATCAAG ATTTTGCACGCACAACAAGCTGGATTTGATGCTGCAATCGTTCACAACATGTATTCGGACACTCTGCTTAATATGAACTACAGCAACG acacCATAGCAGAGGAGATTGAGATCCCTTCTGTATTTACAAGCTTCCATGCTGCACAAGTTCTTCGAAGATTCCTAATTCCTGAAAAAGG GGCTTATGTCATCCTCAAGCCGGAGTTTGCTTTTCCATTGTCATACTACCTTATTCCTTTTACTGGAGTAGTTGGCATGATTATTCTTGTGATGTGTATCATCTtg ATAATTCGATGTGTACAGTATCGAAAAAGGCTGAGGAAGAATCGTTTGTCCAAGGAACAACTCAAGAAGATTCCTACACACAGGTTCACCAAAG GTGATGATTATGACGTCTGCGCCATCTGTCTGGATGAGTATGAGGAAGGAGACAAACTCCGAGTTTTGCCTTGTTCTCATG CTTACCACTGCAAATGTGTCGACCCGTGGCTCACGCAGACCAAGAAGACGTGCCCCGTGTGCAAGCAGCGCGTCACCCGCAACAACCCCGAGCActccgagtccgagtccgagGAGGAGACCGGCGGGcgcgaagaggaggaaggaaccGAGGGCGACGCAGACTCGGAGCGCACGCCCCTGCTTCGGCCCTCCAACCCGGGGTCCCCGCTGGGGAGCCCCACGGCATATTcggccaccaccaccaccgcccaGTGCCTCGCCTCCCCCGCCCACTGCGACTCGCCCATCATCGGCTACGAAGGCTACTACTCCCCGCAGGAGACGGACTCAGATAGCGACGACGACACAGGGGAGGACAGGCACGACACCGAGGATGACACCGCTCAGCTCATCGGGCGGGATCGAGTAGAGATCTGA